Part of the Cyanobacterium sp. T60_A2020_053 genome is shown below.
TATAAGACTTACAGCTACTTTTATATCAAGATCGATCAAATCTATATATAGTAAAGTTTTCAGATGTTTTTCCCTTTATTTTACAACAATTCTATTATTGAACGAAAATTATCAAAATCATGAATATCAGCGCCCCTCACCTCGATCAAATATGGCAGAATACTCTTAATTGGCTACCTAATGAGCAACAAAAAGAATTGTTTGCGCAACTATATCAAGAAATTCTTGCAACTAATCAATATCTTAATCTAACTAGAATTACCACCGTAGAAGAATTTTGGGAAAAAAATTTATGGGATTCCCTAGCGCCCGTCATTCACTTAAATTTTAGTGATAAAAAAGTAATTGATATTGGCACAGGAGGCGGTTTTCCCGGGGTGGTGGGCGCTATCATTTTTAACGATGCTGAATTTTGCTTAATAGATTCTACTACTAAAAAAATTAATTTTATCAATGAATTAGCTATTCAATTAAACTTAAAAAATATCATAACTTTAGTAGAAAGAGCCGAAAATATTGGACAAAATAAACAGTATAGAAATAATTTTGATTATGCCCTAATTCGAGCAGTAGCTGAAACTTCTGTTTGTTTAGAATATACTTTACCTCTATTAAAAAAAGATGGAATAGCAGTTTTATATAGAGGAAATTGGAATGTAGAAGAAGAAAATAAAGCTCAAAAAGTAGCTCATTTATTAGGAGGTAAAATTATTGAAGTAATTAATAAAAATACTCCTTTAAATAACTACACTCGCCATAATATTTATGTGCAAAAAGTGGCTAAAACCTCCAAAGAATATCCTCGCCCAGTGGGTAAACCCGTTAAATATCCTCTCGGTTAAAATCTCCTCTACATTGGTTATGATAAATTATATCTAAAAAAGGTGTCAGGTATTAGGTGAAATGCAAACTATAAATTTATAACAATTGCATTTTTAAAATACTAAAACTATTATATATCAAAAGTTTTATTCGTTATTTATTATTAATTTGTCATAACTACTGTAAAAAAGCCAAAATAATTTTAATAACCCCTACTGAATAATATTTATAGAAGTTTAATCAATAAATTTAGGAAAGGGTTATGGCAGTAATCCATTTTTGAGTTTCAGCACACCAAACAACCATAAAATTTTTTTGATTAATTGTACATAAAGCAGTAGTTTTCCCTTTTTTATTAGCAAATTCTACCTCAAAATAACCGTCTTCATAATCTTCTAAAATTGTTCCCTGTTCTCCTTTTCGCAAACTAAATTCAGGAATATCAACTAATAATTCAATAACATCTAACAATTGAGGTTTATTCATCTTTAAATAATATATAAAGTTGTTAATTGAGCAATATTACTATTATTTTTAACGATCCATCCTGTCCTAACTTTTTCTTTTTGTCCTTCATAGTTTCCTTGTATTTCTAAGTCAATTTGAAATATTCTACCATATTGGTTAGATGTAAGTTCTAGGGCATTAGCCGTTAATGCTTTTCTTTCTATTTGCTGTTTTAGAAATCCATAATTATCTTGAGTATATCCTAAATATTTTTTGAACATATAGGCTTTATCTCCACCATAGGGATGATTAGGATTGAGAGCGTATATTGTGATTTTTTGTAAAGGAATATAAACTTCAGAAACAATATTTTGGAGTTTCATGGAAAAAATGGCTGTAAAAAATATTGATAATATTAAACCAATAAAAATTAATTTTATTGAGAAAATAACTGTAATTTATCTTTAACTTTAAAAATTCCCTGCCTAAAAAGGCTAAATACAATCACTTAAAAATTAGACTTAGTTTAGTTTTAGGGCTTTTATTGCTAAAATTACAATGATATATTAAACAGATTATTGAGTTAGCATGGATATAAAAATTAGTTCTCAATCAATTTTGGATTGGAGTGGAGATATTATCGCGCTGGGTTTATATGCCAATGAAGTAGAGTTAAACGGGGATTTATCATCATTGGATCAAAAATTTGATGGTATTATCAGTGAATTAATTAAAGAGCAAGATTTTAAAGGCAAAGAATCCAGCGCCCTCCACACTAGAATCGGCTCAAAAAGCAGTATCAAAAAAATCATTCTGGTGGGTTTAGGAGAAAAAAAAGACATTACTTTAAATACCTTTAGGATAGCAGGAGGCACTATTGCGCGTTTAGCTAGAGATCAAAAAGGTGTAAATATCGCTCTTTATTTACCTACAGATGACTACGAAGGGGATAAAATTGCTCAAGTTGTCACCGAAGGAATTATTCTGGCACTACATCAAGATAAACGCTTCAAATCAGACAAAGAAGAAAGCAAAATAAGTTTAAATAGCGTTCAATTATTAGGTATTAAAGCTTCAGAATCAGCCATTAGCAAAGGACAAAAAATCGCTGATGGGGTAATTTTAGCCAGAGAATTAGTCAACTCCCCCGCCAATGATATTAACCCTCTCACCATGACGGCAATGGTAGAAAATTTAGCCCAAGAATACGGGTTAGAGTTAACAGTTTTAGAAAAAGAAGACTGCGAAAAATTGGGCATGGGCGCATTTTTAGGGGTTGCCCAAGCCTCCGATTTGCCCCCGAAATTTATTCACCTCGTTTACAAACCTTCAGGCGCCCCTCAACGCAAGTTAGCTATTATTGGTAAAGGTTTAACCTTCGATTCTGGTGGTTTAAATATCAAGGGCGTTGGTAGTGGTATCGAAACCATGAAAATGGATATGGGAGGCGCTGCCGCCACTTTTGGCGCGGCGAAAGCTATTGCCCAACTGAAGCCAGATGTAGAAGTGCATTTCATCAGCGCCGTCACAGAAAATATGATTAGTGGCAAGGCTATGCACCCCGGCGACATTCTCACCGCTTCCAATGGCAAAACCATCGAGGTAAATAATACGGATGCCGAAGGGCGCTTAACCCTCGCTGATGCTTTAGTTTATGCCGATAAATTAGGAGTTGATGCCATGGTGGACTTGGCTACCTTGACGGGCGCTTGTATCGTGGCTTTAGGGGATGATATAGCTGGGTTGTGGACAAGAAATGATGATTTAGCCCAAAAAATTAAAATCGCTGCGGAGGGCGCTGGAGAGCAATTCTGGCAAATGCCCATGGAAACCAAGTATTTTGAAATCATGAAAAGTCCCATCGCTGACATGAAAAATACCGGTAGTCGCTCTGCCGGTTCAATCACCGCCGCGCTATTCTTAGAACAGTTTGTTAAAGATACTCCTTGGGTGCATCTTGATATTGCTGGACCTGTGTGGGGTGATAAACCTAGCGGTGTCAATAATGGCGGTGGTACTGGTTTTGCCGTGCGCACTCTTGTTAATTGGGTTATTGAGAATTAAGGTAATGGACAATTAATTATCTCTTTATTTCTTCCTCCCCTTGCTAAGCAGGGCGTTTTCATTCTCAAAAATGTTAGTTTCTCAAACTAGCCAATAATCTGAAATTCAGAGGTTTTTAACTACTAATAAATCAATTAATAGTAAAAAATCCTCCTGTCTCCCTGTCAACCTGTCTTCTTGTCAAAAACAAATCAATTTTGATCCTGACTTTGAAAACACCCTGCTTGCTAAGGGGAGGCTAGGAAAGGTTGGGGGTGAAGGCAAAGTAGATGAATAATTATTGGTTATTCAAATCTCAACCAAGCGCTTATAGATTAGATTGAAGGAGAAATTTTTGGCACAATACAAGGATTTATTGTAAAACCCTGATGATGCTAGGAATATGCTCAACGGCTTCTAAACGGCGAATTTCTTCGATAGCTTCACGGAAGTTTCCTTCCTTGACATCATGAGTAACAACGACAATTTCCGCCAAGTTATCTTGAAAGCCAATTTGCACCACCGAAGCTAAACTTACCCCAAAATTACCGAATACTGTACCCAAATAACCAATCACCCCCGGCACGTCGGCACAGAGAAAACGAACATAAAAACAAGTCGATATATCTTCACTGGGGGCAATAACGGCTGGGGTGACGGGCGCACTACTTAACAGAGGGTCTAAATTTTCTCCGCAATTACCGCTATGTAATACTCCCACAATATTAAGTAGATCAGCCACAACGGCACTAGCGGTAGGTCCTGAACCAGCGCCCGGTCCGTAAAACATCACCTGTCCAAGAGGTTCACCCTGTACCAAAATAGCGTTATACACCCCATTAACATTAGCGAGGGGATGGGATTTGGGGATTAAGGTGGGGTGAACCCTTAATTCTAGTTGATTCGGTTGTTTTTGGGCAATAGCAAGTAATTTAATGACATAGCCTAATTTTTCCGCATAATCAATGTCACTGCTAGTAATTTTGGTGATACCTTCACAAATTACCGCTTCTCTTGCCACTTGACGATCAAAAGCAAGGGAAGCGAGAATAGCAATTTTATCCCCAGCATCATAGCCTTCCACATCAGCGGTGGGGTCTGCTTCAGCGTAACCTAATTTTTGGGCTTCTGCTAACACTTCCGCAAAATCAGCGCCCTTCTCCGTCATTTCGGTCAAAATGTAGTTAGTTGTGCCGTTAATGATACCGATAATGGTTTCTAGGCGGTTAGCACCGAGGGATTGCTTGAGAGGTTCAATGATGGGAATACCACCACCCACGGCAGCCTCGATTAAGACATAAACCTTCGCTTGTTGGGCGGCAGCAAAAATTTCTTTCCCATATCTGGCGATTACTGCCTTATTAGCTGTGACAACGTGTTTACCGTTTTCGATTGCCTTTAAAATCAAGGTTCGAGCTGGTTCTAAACCGCCGATTAATTCCACCACTATATCAATTTCTGGATCGGTGACAATGGATTCTAAATCCGTGGTGAGGGGCGCTGTTACGATATTTCGGGTTTTATTTAAGGTTCTAACGCCAATTTTTTTGATATTAATTTCCTTTAATAAGGGGTGTCTGCCTTCGGGATTGTTTAATATCTCCGCAGTACCACTCCCCACAGTGCCTAATCCTAGTAAACCGATGTTAAAAGCCACAATGTCTGTCCTTCACAAATTTATCTAACCCCAAATCTTACCAGATTTTTTCCTCAAATTTATTAATTGTCTTCCACTTTGCTGAAAAACCGGTTTGTCAAAAGAGTAAAAGGCAAAGGGGGCGTTGCATTTTTATGGGATGATTTATAATGAAGGAAAAAGTTTTATGACAGGAGGACAAAAATTTGATAGTGTGGATAAATTCATGATGTTTGAGGTCTAAATCCATGAGAAGAGATCTCAAATAATCTAAACCATAGCGAAAAATACTCTTTGCTCTTCGACCATGATTTTTGATTTTTAAACGAGTCTGTTCATGTAGCCATTCTCCCCTCAAAATTGCCCAACACAGAGCTAAACTCATTAAAGCAAATAATTTACTCAATCGGTCTTGCTCATTGAAATGGGTGGACTCTAAATTAAAACCTGATGTTACGCAGGGGAGTAATAGAAGAGGTATGATAAAAAAATGAACAAACAACTGATGGAACTTTATAGCGATTATTTAACTGACGTTACGCACAATCAACATTGAAATACTAATTTTTCGTTCCCATTTAACCTCTGAAACTATTTATTAATATCTCGTTTGATGCGTAATATCAGTTATTCATTATTCATTATCAGTTGTTTTTTGCCCTTTTGATGATTAAAACTCCTTTGTAATAATTGAAATTGTTGGGTTAAATACTCCACGTTAACCCCTTCCTTGCCATAGCGCCAGCGCACGTAACCGTCAGCAATGAGAATAATAATATCAACTTGCTCCGGTTGTAAAAATTCTCTTAACCTGTCAGCATATTCTCTAGGGGTTTGTGCTTTATGTTTAGGATAGCCTTTGGTTGTTAGAAAATCGAGGGTTTGTTGGTATAACTTCGCCATAGGTGGTAATTGTGACAGGCGCTGACGATAAAGCATTTTTTGGGCAAAACTAAACCCTAACCAACCCAAAAAGGCAAGAATAATTAAACCAAAAGCGCCCACCAAAAAACCAATAAAACCACCGGTTAAAAAGCGCCAGAGACGGAATAACCAAGGCGATGATAAAAAATCAGAGATACTATCAACAATTTTCTCAAAAAAGATCGTGATAAAAGCAGTAATGGGTGATGGCAACCAACTAGCTACCCAATCCCACAATTGTCCTAAAATGCCAAATGTATTATCATCATCTACCGAAGGAGGAATAATTTCATTACCCGGAATTGGATCAAAATAATACCAACCATATTCAGGAAAATAAACCTCAGTCATGGCATAAGCATCGGTATTATGAACAATATAGTAACCCGTAAAAGGATTAAATTGACCCGGTGCAAAACCCACGACGAGGCGCGCTGGAATGCCAATGGAGCGTAACATAAGAGTGTAAACAGTGGAAAAATGATCGGGATAACCGCCCTCAAATTTGGTTAAAAAAGCAGTGGCTAAATCTTCTCCTTCTGCTAAAGGGGGAATATCACCGTTAATAAAATAATTTTGTTTGATAGCTTGAGCTAAATATAAGGCTTTGTCGTAGTTAGAATTTAACTCCCGATTGGCTTTACTCAATAACTCTTGAGTTTTTTGGCTGATTATTTCTTGACTTTCTTCGGGAATCTGCAAATAATATTTGCTGATGGAATCAGGATAGTTATTGCCAGTTTGAGATAATTCCGTTTGGTTACGTTTTGGAACTTTTGATACTACGGTATAGGTTAAACCTTCAATTAAACCAGCAGGAGACCTTAAACTATCTTCGGTATCCTGTACGATTTGATCTGTAGGAAAGTAAAGAAAACGGGGATTAGGTAATAAAGGAATAATATTCGGTAAATCGGAAACCACGGTAAAAGTTTGGATAACTCCTTCCGTGTCGGCTTTGATGTCAGGGATAGCGAAGTTAAATTGATAATTCCAAGGATTACGATCTACTTCGAGGATTTGATTTTCCCTTGATATTTCCCACCCTGTACCATTATATTGATCAAACGCCATGGCGCGCCAAAAACCGGGCGCTTGAGAGCGAATCCTTAACACAATTTTGCGGTTAGTCATGCTACCGCGCAGATTTTGGTTAATTTTAGTATTAAAACCATAATAAAAGGTATCGTCAACTTGCCCAGCGCCCCTCCCCTCGTCATCACCACCCATGACGTTATCATTTCCTCCTGTGCCACTGCCATTTTCTCCCTCACGGTTATAACCGGGGTTAACAATACCTCCCCCAGCTTCTGCTTGACTAAAATCGAGGTTTTCTAAGGCTTCAGGGGCGCTAACCGGAAAAGTTTGCAGTTGATAACCCGGATAACGAGGCATAATAGCAAAAATAATTAAACCGATAACCACGGTGATGGAGATAAAAGCCGTAATTTTTTTCGGTGCGAGGGACGAATTTTTTAAGCCATTACCTTTTTTTTGAG
Proteins encoded:
- a CDS encoding homoserine dehydrogenase, producing MAFNIGLLGLGTVGSGTAEILNNPEGRHPLLKEINIKKIGVRTLNKTRNIVTAPLTTDLESIVTDPEIDIVVELIGGLEPARTLILKAIENGKHVVTANKAVIARYGKEIFAAAQQAKVYVLIEAAVGGGIPIIEPLKQSLGANRLETIIGIINGTTNYILTEMTEKGADFAEVLAEAQKLGYAEADPTADVEGYDAGDKIAILASLAFDRQVAREAVICEGITKITSSDIDYAEKLGYVIKLLAIAQKQPNQLELRVHPTLIPKSHPLANVNGVYNAILVQGEPLGQVMFYGPGAGSGPTASAVVADLLNIVGVLHSGNCGENLDPLLSSAPVTPAVIAPSEDISTCFYVRFLCADVPGVIGYLGTVFGNFGVSLASVVQIGFQDNLAEIVVVTHDVKEGNFREAIEEIRRLEAVEHIPSIIRVLQ
- a CDS encoding DUF3488 domain-containing protein — encoded protein: MEKLKQVLRFEEIISQIKALPAPLTEESILLRVLVQLMVIVGVIATDVAAVTDFPMSIWAIPLSVTGAIVSWRRRKKKNIALKFILAMTMIATLFFFLGNLVRSLFDNRLVLAGFLVQLQVLHSFDLPRRKDLGYSMVIGLILMGVAGTLSQTVAFAPWLLLFLLIAIPAMILDYRSRMGLPIYENEYKSSQKKGNGLKNSSLAPKKITAFISITVVIGLIIFAIMPRYPGYQLQTFPVSAPEALENLDFSQAEAGGGIVNPGYNREGENGSGTGGNDNVMGGDDEGRGAGQVDDTFYYGFNTKINQNLRGSMTNRKIVLRIRSQAPGFWRAMAFDQYNGTGWEISRENQILEVDRNPWNYQFNFAIPDIKADTEGVIQTFTVVSDLPNIIPLLPNPRFLYFPTDQIVQDTEDSLRSPAGLIEGLTYTVVSKVPKRNQTELSQTGNNYPDSISKYYLQIPEESQEIISQKTQELLSKANRELNSNYDKALYLAQAIKQNYFINGDIPPLAEGEDLATAFLTKFEGGYPDHFSTVYTLMLRSIGIPARLVVGFAPGQFNPFTGYYIVHNTDAYAMTEVYFPEYGWYYFDPIPGNEIIPPSVDDDNTFGILGQLWDWVASWLPSPITAFITIFFEKIVDSISDFLSSPWLFRLWRFLTGGFIGFLVGAFGLIILAFLGWLGFSFAQKMLYRQRLSQLPPMAKLYQQTLDFLTTKGYPKHKAQTPREYADRLREFLQPEQVDIIILIADGYVRWRYGKEGVNVEYLTQQFQLLQRSFNHQKGKKQLIMNNE
- the rsmG gene encoding 16S rRNA (guanine(527)-N(7))-methyltransferase RsmG, encoding MNISAPHLDQIWQNTLNWLPNEQQKELFAQLYQEILATNQYLNLTRITTVEEFWEKNLWDSLAPVIHLNFSDKKVIDIGTGGGFPGVVGAIIFNDAEFCLIDSTTKKINFINELAIQLNLKNIITLVERAENIGQNKQYRNNFDYALIRAVAETSVCLEYTLPLLKKDGIAVLYRGNWNVEEENKAQKVAHLLGGKIIEVINKNTPLNNYTRHNIYVQKVAKTSKEYPRPVGKPVKYPLG
- a CDS encoding leucyl aminopeptidase, with the protein product MDIKISSQSILDWSGDIIALGLYANEVELNGDLSSLDQKFDGIISELIKEQDFKGKESSALHTRIGSKSSIKKIILVGLGEKKDITLNTFRIAGGTIARLARDQKGVNIALYLPTDDYEGDKIAQVVTEGIILALHQDKRFKSDKEESKISLNSVQLLGIKASESAISKGQKIADGVILARELVNSPANDINPLTMTAMVENLAQEYGLELTVLEKEDCEKLGMGAFLGVAQASDLPPKFIHLVYKPSGAPQRKLAIIGKGLTFDSGGLNIKGVGSGIETMKMDMGGAAATFGAAKAIAQLKPDVEVHFISAVTENMISGKAMHPGDILTASNGKTIEVNNTDAEGRLTLADALVYADKLGVDAMVDLATLTGACIVALGDDIAGLWTRNDDLAQKIKIAAEGAGEQFWQMPMETKYFEIMKSPIADMKNTGSRSAGSITAALFLEQFVKDTPWVHLDIAGPVWGDKPSGVNNGGGTGFAVRTLVNWVIEN
- a CDS encoding DUF4926 domain-containing protein; the protein is MNKPQLLDVIELLVDIPEFSLRKGEQGTILEDYEDGYFEVEFANKKGKTTALCTINQKNFMVVWCAETQKWITAITLS